A window of Fibrobacter sp. contains these coding sequences:
- a CDS encoding transposase produces MKNHPFDLKIISDIQNLKYKTFYRWVRDEFCRIPSAEVQQELHEHDMVSAGGYGRPYMVDVPIFRPECVGESMAIDEKSVGDEVYTVFTNAKTGNIALMCSSLEASSISLVMSEFGDEVLNRVKSITRDFSSTYEAVANRMLPSSMQTVDKFHAIKELMTDLQAFRIELKNKELKRYRKEKALHKKAYQEDQKLPRSRRTIKKVYHPEKLPNGETTAELLHRSRYLLYKRPAEWSFRQLSRAKLLFGAFPDLQRAYQQTVTFRDWYKGQSFDSRDVKEHLLSKWIEDVRAAPKSPLAPFADTVECNWDYMLNYFVGHNTNAIAESTNAKIQMAAIKNRGARDLDFFFFRLAHFLNPVTSL; encoded by the coding sequence GTGAAGAATCACCCCTTTGACCTGAAGATAATCAGCGACATCCAAAACCTCAAGTACAAGACGTTTTATCGATGGGTGCGAGACGAGTTTTGTAGGATACCGAGCGCCGAAGTGCAGCAGGAACTGCATGAGCATGACATGGTGTCTGCTGGCGGATACGGGAGGCCGTACATGGTGGATGTGCCCATATTCAGACCCGAGTGTGTCGGCGAGTCGATGGCAATAGACGAAAAGTCTGTCGGTGACGAAGTCTACACCGTATTCACCAATGCAAAAACGGGCAACATAGCGCTGATGTGCAGTAGCCTGGAGGCATCAAGCATCAGCCTCGTCATGTCGGAATTTGGCGACGAGGTACTGAATCGTGTAAAGTCAATCACAAGAGACTTCTCCTCGACCTATGAAGCAGTGGCAAACAGGATGCTCCCGTCCTCTATGCAGACTGTGGACAAATTCCACGCTATCAAAGAACTGATGACCGACCTGCAGGCCTTCCGTATTGAGTTAAAGAACAAAGAGCTGAAGCGCTACAGAAAGGAAAAGGCATTGCACAAGAAAGCCTATCAAGAAGACCAAAAGCTTCCTCGATCCAGGCGGACCATCAAGAAGGTGTACCATCCCGAGAAACTCCCGAACGGCGAGACCACGGCCGAGCTCCTGCACAGAAGCAGATACCTGCTATACAAACGGCCGGCCGAATGGTCCTTCCGGCAGCTCAGTAGGGCCAAACTGCTGTTTGGCGCATTCCCGGATCTGCAACGGGCCTACCAGCAGACAGTCACTTTCAGGGACTGGTACAAAGGACAGTCGTTTGATTCTAGGGATGTCAAAGAGCACCTTTTGAGCAAGTGGATCGAAGATGTCAGAGCCGCACCCAAGTCGCCACTGGCACCTTTTGCCGACACCGTGGAGTGCAACTGGGACTACATGCTCAACTACTTCGTAGGTCATAATACAAATGCCATCGCAGAAAGCACCAACGCCAAAATCCAGATGGCTGCCATCAAAAACCGTGGTGCCCGTGACCTCGATTTCTTCTTCTTCCGACTTGCCCATTTCCTCAACCCTGTCACATCATTATGA